A stretch of the Sulfurimonas sp. HSL-1656 genome encodes the following:
- a CDS encoding P-II family nitrogen regulator, whose protein sequence is MYQLTAIFNRSCLSDVLLELKEHAIEGVTISEVIGKGGLAFDDAGPVELDENIRLDIVVSNELFKEAAKEAIRCNTRDLGKGSGKMWVTPVLEVERIRTGEINEAALRHSDNDERALHFDSYYTAIDTPAS, encoded by the coding sequence ATGTACCAACTGACTGCCATCTTCAACCGCAGTTGCCTCAGTGATGTGTTACTGGAGCTCAAAGAGCACGCTATCGAAGGCGTCACCATCAGCGAGGTCATCGGTAAGGGCGGGCTGGCGTTTGACGACGCCGGCCCCGTCGAACTCGATGAGAACATCCGCCTCGACATCGTCGTTTCGAACGAACTCTTCAAAGAGGCGGCCAAAGAGGCGATCCGTTGCAATACCCGCGATCTCGGCAAGGGAAGCGGCAAAATGTGGGTGACGCCGGTCCTGGAAGTCGAACGCATCCGTACCGGCGAAATCAACGAAGCGGCGCTGCGCCACAGCGACAACGACGAGCGCGCGCTGCACTTTGACAGCTACTACACCGCGATCGACACCCCGGCGAGCTGA
- the rpoN gene encoding RNA polymerase factor sigma-54 yields the protein MKQALNLKQKQLPRLSMQTWLPLLQCSLSDLDKHLQVISSENPCLEVSSGFEVSESSSERSHRAYMEYQNHVSNASSDEIEWLSVSSQSLYERLDEQIAAPLFPTPISQKIARQIIYYISDEGYFEGSVEEIAEQCDTDAQQVEKVRQRFAYLEPSGVGAKDYKESFLFQLNEVDMDDELSILVSAMITRFESMEKFVNHPRLHDAKEVISHLKNPPALEYMESEPPVLPDLYVAFQGGEFTIKMNNAFYPDLKVTQIDKYDNFAKQKFKEARELVKLLDLRKATLYNVTLVLLEKQYAFFMGGELQPLKLQDVADELGFNESTISRAISDKYLETERGVFAFKDFFSNAIGNVSTAEIKHFLERLVKSEDHDKPFSDKILHEKIEARFGISMVRRSIAKYRQELEIPPFKERRFLYKLAER from the coding sequence ATGAAACAAGCTTTAAACCTCAAACAGAAACAGCTGCCGCGCCTCTCCATGCAGACATGGCTGCCGCTGCTACAGTGTTCACTTTCGGACCTGGACAAACACCTGCAGGTCATTTCGAGTGAAAACCCCTGTCTTGAAGTTTCGTCGGGATTCGAAGTCTCGGAGAGCTCTTCGGAACGATCGCATCGCGCCTACATGGAGTACCAGAACCATGTCTCCAACGCGTCCAGCGACGAGATCGAGTGGCTGAGCGTCTCGAGCCAGTCTCTGTATGAAAGACTCGACGAGCAGATCGCCGCGCCGCTCTTCCCGACGCCGATCTCGCAGAAGATTGCACGGCAGATCATCTACTACATCAGCGACGAGGGGTACTTTGAAGGCTCCGTTGAAGAGATTGCCGAACAGTGCGATACCGATGCGCAGCAGGTCGAGAAGGTGCGCCAGCGTTTTGCCTACCTGGAGCCTTCGGGCGTCGGGGCCAAGGATTACAAGGAGTCTTTTCTCTTCCAGCTCAACGAGGTCGACATGGACGATGAGCTGAGCATCCTCGTCAGTGCGATGATCACCCGTTTTGAGTCGATGGAGAAGTTCGTCAACCACCCGCGGCTTCACGACGCGAAAGAGGTGATCAGTCACCTCAAGAACCCGCCTGCGCTGGAGTACATGGAGAGCGAACCGCCGGTACTGCCGGACCTCTACGTTGCCTTCCAGGGGGGCGAGTTCACCATCAAGATGAACAACGCCTTCTACCCCGACCTCAAAGTGACGCAGATAGACAAGTACGACAATTTTGCCAAACAGAAGTTCAAAGAGGCACGCGAGCTCGTCAAGCTGCTCGACCTGCGCAAGGCGACGCTTTACAACGTGACCCTGGTGCTGCTGGAGAAGCAGTACGCCTTCTTCATGGGCGGGGAGCTGCAGCCGCTGAAACTGCAGGACGTGGCGGACGAACTCGGCTTTAACGAATCGACGATCTCACGCGCCATCAGCGACAAGTACCTGGAAACGGAGCGGGGGGTGTTCGCCTTCAAGGATTTCTTCTCCAACGCGATCGGGAACGTCTCCACGGCGGAGATCAAACACTTCCTGGAGCGGCTGGTCAAAAGCGAGGATCATGACAAGCCCTTCAGCGATAAGATCCTGCATGAGAAGATCGAAGCGCGCTTCGGGATATCCATGGTGCGGCGCTCCATCGCGAAGTACCGCCAGGAGCTGGAGATTCCGCCCTTCAAAGAGCGGCGTTTTCTTTATAAGCTGGCCGAGCGCTGA
- a CDS encoding 2Fe-2S iron-sulfur cluster binding domain-containing protein: MTTRVEIMNDFLAINVKPGKTIQDIVEASGSALPFGCRDGECGTCVVFVESGMDFLSDMTDKEKAVMKTLNESNPKARLACQMKIAQPNGLVRLKY, translated from the coding sequence ATGACAACACGTGTAGAAATTATGAACGACTTCCTGGCGATCAACGTTAAGCCGGGTAAAACGATTCAGGACATTGTTGAAGCGTCAGGTTCTGCCCTGCCGTTCGGTTGCCGTGACGGCGAATGCGGGACCTGCGTGGTCTTCGTTGAGTCCGGTATGGACTTCCTCAGCGACATGACGGACAAAGAAAAAGCGGTCATGAAAACACTGAACGAATCCAACCCGAAAGCACGTCTGGCCTGTCAGATGAAAATTGCTCAGCCGAACGGTCTGGTCCGCCTGAAGTACTAA
- a CDS encoding 2Fe-2S iron-sulfur cluster binding domain-containing protein produces MANVIFCGFGDGMDKRVQARTGDVLLRVAESNGVKIPTECKDGTCGSCAVKIEDLSVEEPMNSMTEDYDAHAQSYYMEDKELDTLVEMGAITKKEAEVAQQFNRQTPIRLACQCIVRSDIIVKPFE; encoded by the coding sequence ATGGCAAACGTCATTTTTTGCGGATTTGGCGATGGCATGGACAAGCGTGTACAGGCCCGTACCGGCGACGTGCTTCTGCGTGTAGCGGAGAGCAACGGCGTGAAAATTCCGACTGAGTGCAAGGACGGGACGTGCGGTAGCTGTGCGGTAAAGATCGAAGATCTCAGCGTCGAAGAGCCAATGAACTCTATGACCGAAGACTATGATGCGCATGCGCAGTCTTACTATATGGAAGACAAAGAGCTCGACACCCTGGTCGAAATGGGTGCGATTACGAAAAAAGAGGCGGAAGTTGCCCAGCAATTCAACCGCCAGACACCGATTCGTCTCGCATGCCAGTGCATTGTAAGAAGCGATATTATCGTTAAACCATTCGAGTAA
- a CDS encoding nitrogen fixation protein NifZ: MDENQMSTADSKMISPSKKDAILPVFRIGQRVKITKAIRNDGTNPFHPRDGILIEPGAEGYVTNIGDFLQVIRVYDVKFIEEGSTFGCREGELVAVEEEDGYDEVEDELRWIREHRAKREAEKLAKAAAEKEAAELAAKGAQSQDEGDIA, from the coding sequence ATGGATGAAAATCAAATGTCGACTGCTGACAGCAAAATGATATCCCCCTCAAAGAAAGATGCCATTCTCCCGGTCTTCCGGATCGGCCAGCGGGTCAAAATCACGAAGGCGATCCGCAATGACGGGACCAACCCGTTCCACCCGCGTGACGGCATTCTGATCGAACCGGGTGCCGAGGGGTATGTGACGAATATCGGTGACTTCCTGCAGGTGATCCGCGTCTACGACGTCAAGTTCATCGAGGAGGGCTCCACCTTCGGCTGCCGCGAAGGCGAGCTTGTCGCCGTCGAGGAGGAAGACGGCTACGACGAGGTGGAGGACGAGCTGCGCTGGATCCGCGAACACCGTGCCAAGCGCGAAGCGGAAAAGCTCGCCAAAGCCGCCGCAGAAAAAGAGGCTGCCGAACTCGCCGCAAAAGGGGCGCAATCCCAAGATGAAGGAGACATCGCCTGA
- a CDS encoding nitrogenase-stabilizing/protective protein NifW gives MGTLTEFQSLTDAEDYFDFFDLDYDERLVYVKRFHILKEFGAMMDRAIGSDLEGDDKLLEYYKFALITVYKNFENGYAPSAADVWDMFGKESACGTCSTSESCSDVEEVSNGVHACTSQADLSFN, from the coding sequence ATGGGTACACTCACAGAGTTTCAATCGCTGACCGATGCCGAAGACTATTTTGATTTCTTCGATCTCGATTATGATGAGCGTCTGGTCTATGTCAAACGGTTTCACATTTTGAAGGAGTTTGGTGCGATGATGGATCGCGCCATCGGGAGCGATCTCGAAGGTGATGACAAACTGCTTGAATACTACAAGTTTGCACTCATCACCGTGTACAAGAATTTCGAGAACGGCTATGCCCCGTCCGCGGCGGACGTCTGGGATATGTTCGGAAAAGAGAGCGCCTGCGGGACCTGCTCGACATCGGAGAGCTGCAGCGACGTCGAAGAAGTGAGCAACGGCGTTCACGCCTGTACAAGCCAGGCGGATCTCAGCTTCAACTAA
- a CDS encoding flavodoxin, translating into MANVGIFVGSSTGATQEVAELLEEQFEGAEVINMEEDFDDLEQFDDFDVLLIGSSTWGQGDPQRDWVDPMMELESETPDFSGKKVAFFGAGDQDTHGEEFVSALVKFKNLFTQLGADTEYGYWPTEGYTYKFSAAEKDGKFVGLAIDKVNQEDLTEERVSSWAGQLKQEMGL; encoded by the coding sequence ATGGCAAACGTAGGTATTTTCGTCGGTAGCAGTACCGGTGCGACACAGGAAGTAGCGGAACTGCTCGAAGAGCAGTTCGAAGGCGCAGAAGTGATCAATATGGAAGAAGATTTCGACGATCTCGAACAATTCGACGATTTCGACGTACTGCTGATCGGCTCCTCCACGTGGGGTCAGGGCGACCCGCAGCGTGACTGGGTCGATCCGATGATGGAACTTGAGAGCGAAACCCCCGATTTCAGCGGCAAGAAAGTCGCATTTTTCGGTGCCGGTGACCAGGATACGCACGGCGAGGAGTTCGTCAGTGCCCTGGTGAAGTTCAAAAACCTCTTTACCCAGCTCGGTGCGGATACCGAATACGGCTACTGGCCGACGGAGGGGTACACCTATAAGTTCTCCGCCGCAGAGAAAGACGGCAAATTCGTCGGTCTCGCGATCGATAAAGTCAACCAGGAAGACCTGACCGAAGAGCGCGTGAGCAGCTGGGCTGGCCAGCTTAAACAGGAGATGGGACTGTAA
- a CDS encoding NifX-associated nitrogen fixation protein, with product MSDTALEINAFTEELIRQLRATDQFGNWSKMSDEELLTKKYVKTKEQLKEIPIIADIDEMLIGEIKMIYKAIALQFERKTGVMCNVVMEMSHEGFGRCIVIADKIVLVDKYFKDAHRFSFRTLDKLYEDGQKLLDRAFEIYEQYKPCKDKA from the coding sequence ATGAGCGATACGGCACTTGAAATCAATGCATTCACCGAGGAGCTGATCCGTCAGCTGCGCGCAACGGACCAGTTCGGTAACTGGTCGAAAATGAGCGACGAAGAGCTTCTGACGAAAAAATACGTCAAAACGAAAGAGCAGCTCAAGGAGATCCCGATCATCGCGGATATCGATGAGATGCTCATCGGCGAGATCAAGATGATCTACAAGGCGATCGCCCTGCAGTTCGAACGCAAAACGGGCGTCATGTGTAACGTCGTTATGGAGATGAGCCACGAAGGGTTCGGACGCTGTATCGTCATCGCGGACAAGATCGTTCTGGTGGACAAGTATTTCAAAGACGCACACCGCTTCAGCTTCCGTACCCTCGACAAACTATACGAGGACGGTCAGAAACTGCTCGACAGAGCGTTCGAGATCTACGAACAGTACAAACCCTGCAAAGACAAAGCTTAA
- the nifX gene encoding nitrogen fixation protein NifX yields the protein MMGESTKISVETSGKLENAMKVAFASKDMETVNAHFGGAKEFVVYNVSKDGYELNGVIKSDTSGLTGDDKTDFKVQCLEGINIMYVESIGGTAAAKVIRAGINPMKVPDPRRIEEILGELVEMINGNPPPWVKRIINMETKEDPRLARWAVE from the coding sequence ATGATGGGAGAAAGTACGAAGATCAGCGTCGAGACGTCCGGGAAACTGGAAAACGCGATGAAGGTCGCTTTTGCATCAAAAGATATGGAGACGGTCAACGCGCACTTCGGAGGGGCGAAGGAGTTCGTCGTCTACAACGTCTCCAAGGACGGCTATGAGCTTAACGGCGTGATCAAGTCGGATACGTCCGGGCTGACGGGCGACGACAAGACCGATTTCAAGGTGCAGTGCCTCGAAGGGATCAACATCATGTACGTCGAATCCATCGGCGGTACGGCAGCGGCCAAGGTGATCCGTGCGGGCATCAACCCGATGAAGGTCCCCGACCCGCGCCGGATCGAAGAGATCCTGGGGGAACTGGTCGAGATGATCAACGGCAACCCGCCGCCATGGGTCAAGCGGATCATCAACATGGAAACCAAAGAGGACCCGCGCCTGGCGCGCTGGGCCGTCGAATAA
- the nifN gene encoding nitrogenase iron-molybdenum cofactor biosynthesis protein NifN, producing MSHEADFELNRKEHKPLQVNPIKHSQPMGAALAFMGIRNCLPLMHASQGCASYTKVFYTKHFNEPIPMYNTSVSDITAVLDGGDYSILLAIENITKKNKGMKPEIIGLHTTGLTETKGDDVRGVGMHIEIPYCYVNTPDFEGGMESGWALTVKALIDQHTAPATECKPNKLVLMPHVGIQPGEIEKIKAMCEDFGFETLAMPDLSTSLDGFLSEGQGKLATGSIGIDDIVALGDTETVITIGHSMKVGAEALQKKNPAVRHVHFDHLMGLENNDNFVAELMKIRQIDPPPLVKRWRGRLQDVMLDSHFLVGSARYVITGEPDACIGICELLQSVGGTIDTVVATTYSPVLEKITAEHVFVGDLEDAAAHFKDADLVISNFHAERLLHMDDKCHAGLMLRGFPNYEELGNQLKSDQLYEGSCFFLFEAANTLRHVMHGEH from the coding sequence ATGTCTCACGAAGCCGACTTCGAACTGAACAGGAAAGAGCACAAACCGCTGCAGGTCAACCCCATCAAACATTCGCAGCCCATGGGGGCGGCCCTGGCGTTTATGGGCATCCGCAACTGCCTGCCGCTGATGCACGCCTCGCAGGGGTGCGCGTCCTACACCAAAGTCTTCTATACCAAGCACTTCAATGAACCGATTCCCATGTACAACACCTCGGTCAGCGACATTACCGCGGTGCTCGACGGCGGGGACTACTCCATTCTGCTGGCCATCGAAAACATCACCAAGAAGAACAAGGGGATGAAACCCGAGATCATCGGGCTGCATACGACGGGGCTGACGGAGACGAAAGGCGACGACGTGCGCGGCGTGGGGATGCATATCGAGATCCCCTACTGCTACGTCAACACACCCGACTTCGAAGGGGGCATGGAGAGCGGCTGGGCCCTCACCGTGAAGGCACTGATCGACCAGCATACCGCACCGGCGACGGAGTGCAAGCCGAACAAACTCGTGCTGATGCCGCATGTCGGCATCCAGCCCGGCGAGATCGAGAAGATCAAGGCGATGTGCGAGGATTTCGGTTTCGAGACCCTGGCAATGCCGGACCTCTCCACCTCCCTGGACGGTTTCCTCAGCGAGGGGCAGGGCAAGCTGGCGACGGGATCGATCGGCATCGATGATATCGTGGCGCTTGGCGACACGGAGACCGTCATCACGATCGGACACTCCATGAAGGTCGGCGCGGAGGCGCTTCAGAAGAAGAACCCCGCCGTGCGCCACGTGCACTTCGACCACCTCATGGGGCTGGAAAATAACGACAATTTTGTCGCGGAACTGATGAAGATCCGCCAGATCGATCCCCCGCCACTCGTCAAGCGCTGGCGCGGCCGCCTGCAGGACGTTATGCTCGACAGCCACTTCCTGGTCGGATCGGCCCGCTACGTCATCACGGGCGAGCCGGATGCGTGCATCGGCATCTGCGAACTGCTGCAAAGTGTCGGCGGGACGATCGATACGGTCGTGGCAACGACGTACAGCCCGGTGCTGGAGAAAATCACGGCCGAGCATGTCTTCGTCGGGGACCTCGAAGACGCGGCCGCGCACTTCAAAGACGCCGATCTGGTGATCAGCAACTTCCATGCGGAACGATTATTGCATATGGATGACAAATGCCATGCCGGATTGATGCTGCGCGGCTTCCCGAATTACGAGGAGCTCGGCAACCAGCTCAAGAGTGACCAGCTCTACGAAGGGAGCTGTTTCTTCCTCTTTGAAGCGGCGAATACGTTGCGGCATGTCATGCACGGTGAACACTAA
- a CDS encoding YceI family protein: protein MKLSTRILGTAAAISLSSSLLFGAVYDVDPTHSTVGFKVRHMMISNVNGHFADFSGSYDLEGNVLKSFTGSVKTASVDTGIVKRDDHLKSADFFDAAKYPDITFTMTKFDGESITGELTLHGVTRSVTFDAEVSGTIKDPWGMTRSSVLLEGKIKRSDFGLTYNQVLEAGGVAVGDDVKLTIELEGIAKPL, encoded by the coding sequence ATGAAACTTTCCACACGCATTCTGGGAACCGCTGCGGCGATCTCCCTCTCGTCTTCCCTGCTCTTCGGCGCCGTGTACGACGTCGATCCGACCCACTCCACCGTGGGCTTCAAGGTGCGCCACATGATGATCAGCAACGTCAACGGCCACTTTGCCGACTTCAGCGGCAGTTACGACCTGGAGGGCAATGTCCTCAAATCCTTTACGGGCAGCGTCAAGACCGCCAGCGTCGATACGGGGATCGTCAAGCGCGACGACCACCTCAAAAGCGCCGATTTTTTCGATGCGGCGAAGTATCCGGACATTACGTTTACGATGACGAAGTTTGACGGGGAGTCGATCACCGGGGAGCTGACGCTGCACGGTGTTACCCGCAGCGTCACCTTTGATGCGGAAGTCTCCGGGACCATCAAGGACCCCTGGGGGATGACGCGCAGCAGTGTCCTTCTGGAGGGCAAGATCAAGCGCAGCGATTTCGGGCTGACCTATAACCAGGTCCTCGAAGCGGGCGGGGTTGCCGTCGGCGACGACGTGAAACTGACGATCGAGCTCGAGGGGATCGCCAAACCGCTATAA
- a CDS encoding TetR/AcrR family transcriptional regulator, which produces MGTKKKILAGALKLFNEGNTQAATTNHIAAALGMSPGNLHYHYKNREAIILRLYEEMQAQTELEPQERPDSIEALHAHMSHLAHVYWTYRFFHRELLFLLSRDPELKARYIRDNLAHRGRIVMVLAGLVDNGYLQVPYDNVLEHLADTTLLATQFWIPFLETLGNPLDEYHLEGMFQHVQGAMRPYLTPKGLKALAGIAA; this is translated from the coding sequence ATGGGAACGAAAAAGAAGATTCTTGCGGGGGCGCTGAAGCTCTTCAACGAAGGCAATACCCAGGCCGCGACGACGAACCATATCGCCGCGGCGCTGGGGATGAGCCCCGGCAACCTCCACTATCATTACAAAAACCGCGAGGCGATCATTCTGCGGCTCTACGAAGAGATGCAGGCGCAGACGGAGCTGGAACCGCAGGAGCGGCCCGACTCCATCGAGGCGCTCCATGCGCACATGTCGCACCTGGCGCACGTCTACTGGACGTACCGTTTTTTCCACCGCGAGCTGCTCTTTCTGCTTTCGCGCGACCCGGAACTCAAGGCCCGCTATATCCGCGACAACCTCGCCCACCGCGGGCGCATCGTCATGGTGCTCGCCGGTCTCGTTGACAACGGCTATTTGCAGGTCCCTTATGACAACGTCCTGGAGCATCTGGCCGACACGACCCTGCTCGCGACGCAGTTCTGGATCCCCTTCCTCGAGACCCTGGGCAACCCCCTGGACGAGTACCATCTTGAAGGGATGTTTCAGCACGTCCAGGGGGCGATGCGCCCCTACCTGACCCCCAAAGGCCTCAAAGCCCTCGCCGGGATCGCGGCGTAG
- the nifE gene encoding nitrogenase iron-molybdenum cofactor biosynthesis protein NifE, whose amino-acid sequence MAMVNRAKIKELLNESACSHSKDKKPGEGCDKPKPGMAAGGCAFDGAQISLFPYADAVHLVHGPQTCLGASWETRESLSSYKGRNHTFMGFTTGITTNDVIFGGDKRLEDSIDYVMEHYKPEAIFVYSTCVTALVGDDIDMTCKLGSQKHGVPVVPVHAPGFVGGKNLGSRLAGEAVLEHLIGTKEPEFTTKYDINLIGDYNVTGDMWQYLPMFEKLGIRVLASMSGDGRVGDIRTAHRAKLNVIVCAKSLVTLVRKMNEKWDIPWVSVSFYGKRDTTFAIREIVKALGDPELIERAERLIDEEEAKLDLALEPYRRLFKGKKAVLNTGGNKAWSIASGLQDLGIEVVATSIKKSTADDIEKAREYLGEDGVLMDKPAAQQSKVIDERGAHILLAGGRSLYTAIKKKISFIDVNQEKKTSYGGYNGLINLAEDLKAAFANPVFANVSAKAPWEVG is encoded by the coding sequence ATGGCAATGGTAAACCGCGCAAAGATCAAAGAACTGTTGAACGAGAGTGCCTGTTCGCACAGCAAGGACAAAAAACCCGGCGAGGGGTGCGACAAGCCCAAACCGGGAATGGCGGCCGGCGGCTGTGCCTTCGACGGCGCACAGATCTCGCTCTTTCCCTATGCGGACGCCGTCCACCTGGTGCACGGCCCGCAGACCTGTCTCGGCGCCTCGTGGGAGACCCGGGAGAGCCTCAGCTCCTACAAGGGGCGCAACCATACTTTTATGGGCTTCACGACGGGGATCACGACGAACGACGTCATCTTCGGCGGCGACAAGCGCCTGGAAGACTCCATCGACTACGTCATGGAACACTACAAGCCCGAGGCGATCTTCGTCTACTCCACCTGTGTCACGGCGCTGGTGGGCGACGACATCGACATGACCTGCAAACTCGGCAGCCAGAAGCACGGCGTGCCGGTCGTCCCGGTGCATGCGCCGGGCTTCGTCGGCGGTAAGAACCTCGGTTCGCGCCTGGCGGGCGAAGCGGTGCTCGAGCACCTGATCGGGACCAAAGAGCCCGAATTCACGACCAAGTACGACATCAACCTGATCGGCGACTACAACGTCACGGGCGACATGTGGCAGTACCTGCCGATGTTCGAAAAACTCGGCATCCGCGTGCTCGCCTCCATGAGCGGAGACGGCCGCGTCGGCGATATCCGCACGGCACACCGCGCCAAGCTCAACGTCATCGTCTGTGCGAAATCGCTCGTGACGCTGGTGCGCAAGATGAACGAGAAGTGGGATATCCCCTGGGTCTCCGTCTCCTTCTACGGCAAGCGCGATACGACCTTTGCGATCCGCGAGATCGTCAAGGCGCTGGGCGACCCGGAACTGATCGAGAGGGCCGAACGCCTCATCGACGAGGAGGAGGCGAAACTCGACCTGGCGCTCGAGCCGTACCGCCGTCTCTTCAAGGGCAAAAAAGCGGTCCTCAACACCGGGGGGAACAAGGCGTGGTCCATCGCCTCGGGCCTGCAGGACCTCGGCATCGAGGTCGTCGCGACCTCCATCAAAAAGTCAACGGCGGACGACATTGAAAAAGCCCGCGAGTATCTGGGGGAAGACGGGGTCCTGATGGACAAACCGGCCGCCCAGCAGTCCAAGGTTATCGACGAAAGAGGGGCCCATATCCTCCTCGCCGGGGGGCGCAGCCTCTATACGGCGATCAAGAAGAAGATCTCCTTTATCGACGTCAACCAGGAGAAGAAGACTTCCTACGGCGGTTACAACGGTCTCATCAACCTCGCCGAGGACCTCAAGGCCGCCTTCGCCAACCCCGTTTTCGCCAATGTTTCGGCAAAGGCCCCCTGGGAAGTCGGCTAG